CTGTTAAGgttgaaatgtttttaaaattaattaaaaacgtatacgtgtaattaaaaaaaaatgtcttttagAATCTcaatgatttaatattatgataaatctGTTTTAATAGATTAATCCTGCTGCTTGGAGTCCGGTTCACTCTGTCGGATCTATGGTAGGCGTCGAAGCACATCCGGAAAGCGACGGAAGTGTATTTGATCCGGATTTAACTGGAGATTCCGGAGTGTACGGCGAAGACGAAAGCGCCGAGATAATATATTGGGCCGAGTGTGATGTGTTATGGTACAAAGTGGAGGCTGGAGCGTGCTTTGTTGATCCAACAAATCCGCCAAAATGGTACGACTCACAATTTTAACCGATGAAGCTctcgaaatttaataattgaattaaaaaaattgtgactTACGAATCCATAATTATTTCGATTGAATAGGATTTTAGATGGCAATGGTATAGTACAAGGAGAGACCGGAGAATCGTGGAGAGTGTACATTTTAGACGAATTAAAATCAAGATTAAAGAAGATGCCATTTGATTCTTCAACAGAATACGAAAAAGCAGTTGAAAAGTAAGTGAAAGATACCGATCTTGATGGAATATACGATCATGAAGTGATTCTTACTTCGCATATTCTTATAGATCATCTTGGGTGAAGACTGGCGACgctaaatgtaaaattaagaaCGGTAATTTATATGAGGATTGCAAAATTGAACTGGAATGGATAAGCAGCGATACTGGATCGTTAGATTCTGGAACTTTAATCATTTTGAATTCCGACGGCGTAACAAGCATAGTACGTTGATTGTGAAAGCTGGAATTTTTACATTCATGATTCGCAATGCTCGACGGTCGACATAATTTTCACTTAAATGATGATATTGCAGATACAATTTCCAATCTCGGAAATCACGTGTGTCGTTTGCTGCAGTGAGCCAGGCAATCCAAGGATAGCGATTCACACCCCTAAATTACGTCGTACAAAAGTAATTAGATTACAGTTCGCGAGCGATACGGAAATGGAAGACTGGTTAGCGCATTTAACTTCAGGTAAGGACGTGATTGCCAAATACAAATTACGTAACAATGAATGCTATATATAAAACTGTCTTTCAGTATCTTGCCAGATGAATAATGTATATGGTAGGCCTGGTCCAAATTCCATTTGGACTACAACCGCATTAGGCGACGTATATGTATTCGATCCTGTAATCGCCGAGGtgaaaaatgtgtttattacgaattataatcaattacgAAGAAGTTATTCTTCGTTATTCTAATTACATCATTATTTTCAGGAATGTCAATTGTCCGAGAACGGCTACGTTCAAGAAATGGACGTTGCTGGCAAAGCTGTGCCATTCGAAAGCATTTTACAAAACGGCTTCGGTTGTGGTAGCACTCTAAAAATTAGCGTATGCATCCATGACGATGCTGACAGGTAAATTAGATGAGTTTTAACGACTCTCTTCGGTCAATTTTGTAAAGAGTTTTGATCCgcaagattttaattatactagTTTGTTAATTGCAGCCTGTTTTTGCAGGTTGGCTTTCAATCTTGTCTGTTACACCACGACATTCGTGAAGCAGAAGACTGTGACCGAGAGTCACGACGTAGCTTTGCACTTTAATCCAAGACTAAAGGAGAATATTATCGTGCGGAACACATATCATAACGGCCAGTGGGGAGATGAGGAAAGAAATGGCGGTAGCCCGTTGAAGGCAGGCTGTGACTTCACGTTATATATCGTTTGCGAGGAACGcggttataaaatttatattaacgaTAAcgaatatactttttatagtCATCGAATACCTCCGCAAAGTATTACACATTTGCGTATCAAGGGATTGTTGACTTTATGCAGCATTGCGTATAAATCTACGTCTGTAAGTCGAATTTTATTATGACGGTTTCCCATTATGCATGCGCTATCGCCagttaattaacattttactgCTGCACAGGTAATTATTGAGCCTAGCACGATGTTTTGGAGACAAATCGGCGGACATCTGAAGAAACTTGAGACATGTTCCGTGGGAGTTACTTGGGGCATTGGCTACGATAGCACCGCTTGGGTATACACAGGTGGTTGGGGAAGCGCCTTTCTCAAAGGTATACCATCAGTTTTTCCAATGAAAGATTTTAGTTTTGCAAAAAGAAGGAACAGTTAATTTAACATCgatcagaatattatttatatcgagGCTAATCCATCTCTTGGCTATCAAGTTGCTAATGGAAAAAATTACACAGGCCTGGAAACTAGTAATACCGGAATAAATACAATGGTGGACACTCACAATTATTACGTTTACGAGAATCAACGTTGGAATCCGGTGACTGGATATACCGCGCATGGTCTTCCAACAGATCGTTATATGTGGAGCGATGCAACTGGGCGGCGGAAACGCACACGAGAGCATACAAAGTTGTTGTCGATGCATTGGCACTGGGTAAGTCGTAATCAACATGTTTTTGTATGCGTGAAACTGAATTGACttgtatttaattgaattttctgAAAAGATGATTTGTCAGATAACGTTTattgctataatttttttttatacttggACTGCGGACTGAGGAATACTGATATTTTAAAGGTATCGGACTGGATCGTTGACTTCCACACACCTGGCGGCGTCGACAGAGATGGATGGCAGTACGCTATGGACTTCCCGTTGCAATTTCACGGCAAGAAACAGTTCACCGATTACGTACGAAGAAGACGGTGGTTTAGAAGGTGTCAACTAACAACTAGCGGACCTTGGCAAGAGCTGGGAAATACCAAACTCATTGATGTCTCTTTATACGTacgttttttttctcaatttctttAGAATCTTTCGAAAAGAATGTATTTTAGCTATTTGTTAAACAATTAGGTGAGCGGAAAACCTGGCACAGATGCTCCCATTCATGTCTGGGCAGTCGCTGCAAATGGTGAAGCGTTATTCAGACGAGGCGTTTCGGAATCTTGTCCAATGGTATTATTtgaattcttatttctaaaattcttgTGCGATAGAATATAAATTCGCGCACACAATATCggatttttgttaattaaaatcaacgCACAGTAATTGTCAGCTATTTTCTGtttcaataattctaaaatatgtaatatatattttatacaataggGAGTGTCATGGGAGCACATACCAAGTGATCAGCCTTTAATTGGTATATCGTGCGGCCCGTACGGACAAGTCTGGGCCGTTG
This genomic window from Linepithema humile isolate Giens D197 chromosome 5, Lhum_UNIL_v1.0, whole genome shotgun sequence contains:
- the Pex23 gene encoding tectonin beta-propeller repeat-containing protein isoform X2, whose product is MNSWCAIAPLHKDPTKEPFIDVAVGGNQMPGSSSGNLVVWAVTAHGRVMFRVGTSTTCPEGQRWSSIKLANGHEVSQISVGVTGLVWAALQSGKALVRTGVTRDNPMGDDWSEVDPPQKDLRLVQVSVGTDAVWAVTHDAGVWFRKGVQGEISGVCEQLATGTGWVEMLSKMALVSVAPNDQVWAIGYDDRCLYYRTGITRSELTGKRWKLINAPLQLSRASSNASLSSSNRHSTCGTPQQQRHQSWSSLSRPHSTSEGTALIREWEEQSRSAPTPTSLKLWQRTGDGISAKNMQQTSFQDIYLNEERKRSANSVDINDLNEASVASITISNESLTKSGESIVVLGKGMGSTVKINPAAWSPVHSVGSMVGVEAHPESDGSVFDPDLTGDSGVYGEDESAEIIYWAECDVLWYKVEAGACFVDPTNPPKWILDGNGIVQGETGESWRVYILDELKSRLKKMPFDSSTEYEKAVEKSSWVKTGDAKCKIKNGNLYEDCKIELEWISSDTGSLDSGTLIILNSDGVTSIIQFPISEITCVVCCSEPGNPRIAIHTPKLRRTKVIRLQFASDTEMEDWLAHLTSVSCQMNNVYGRPGPNSIWTTTALGDVYVFDPVIAEECQLSENGYVQEMDVAGKAVPFESILQNGFGCGSTLKISVCIHDDADRLAFNLVCYTTTFVKQKTVTESHDVALHFNPRLKENIIVRNTYHNGQWGDEERNGGSPLKAGCDFTLYIVCEERGYKIYINDNEYTFYSHRIPPQSITHLRIKGLLTLCSIAYKSTSVIIEPSTMFWRQIGGHLKKLETCSVGVTWGIGYDSTAWVYTGGWGSAFLKGLETSNTGINTMVDTHNYYVYENQRWNPVTGYTAHGLPTDRYMWSDATGRRKRTREHTKLLSMHWHWVSDWIVDFHTPGGVDRDGWQYAMDFPLQFHGKKQFTDYVRRRRWFRRCQLTTSGPWQELGNTKLIDVSLYVSGKPGTDAPIHVWAVAANGEALFRRGVSESCPMGVSWEHIPSDQPLIGISCGPYGQVWAVGKNGSSCWRLGISATKPTGVQWQNVEPPSGAHLKQISVGHDVVWALDTLGRLSVRREIQSNVFPEGTHWQTLPAMPNDPIHIDVSVANTKQGFRYVSVSREQGQVWATSGAGIICRRIGITGENTAGTGWVTGIGANWQNISLGGLVNKTK
- the Pex23 gene encoding tectonin beta-propeller repeat-containing protein isoform X1 codes for the protein MPSSYLYAINNEGRVFGLSTSGNMWREFMYLGLEFKQLSAVPHFMWAIGGDRQVYVHVHGLDVPIRIKEETYENERWLPLEGFSGRLLPTDRYNFSNQDGTVDRSRDKVKLPSMAWQWEGDWQIETTLDGQPLDHDGWTYAIDFPATYTTKKQWKSCVRRRKWVRYRRYSAMNSWCAIAPLHKDPTKEPFIDVAVGGNQMPGSSSGNLVVWAVTAHGRVMFRVGTSTTCPEGQRWSSIKLANGHEVSQISVGVTGLVWAALQSGKALVRTGVTRDNPMGDDWSEVDPPQKDLRLVQVSVGTDAVWAVTHDAGVWFRKGVQGEISGVCEQLATGTGWVEMLSKMALVSVAPNDQVWAIGYDDRCLYYRTGITRSELTGKRWKLINAPLQLSRASSNASLSSSNRHSTCGTPQQQRHQSWSSLSRPHSTSEGTALIREWEEQSRSAPTPTSLKLWQRTGDGISAKNMQQTSFQDIYLNEERKRSANSVDINDLNEASVASITISNESLTKSGESIVVLGKGMGSTVKINPAAWSPVHSVGSMVGVEAHPESDGSVFDPDLTGDSGVYGEDESAEIIYWAECDVLWYKVEAGACFVDPTNPPKWILDGNGIVQGETGESWRVYILDELKSRLKKMPFDSSTEYEKAVEKSSWVKTGDAKCKIKNGNLYEDCKIELEWISSDTGSLDSGTLIILNSDGVTSIIQFPISEITCVVCCSEPGNPRIAIHTPKLRRTKVIRLQFASDTEMEDWLAHLTSVSCQMNNVYGRPGPNSIWTTTALGDVYVFDPVIAEECQLSENGYVQEMDVAGKAVPFESILQNGFGCGSTLKISVCIHDDADRLAFNLVCYTTTFVKQKTVTESHDVALHFNPRLKENIIVRNTYHNGQWGDEERNGGSPLKAGCDFTLYIVCEERGYKIYINDNEYTFYSHRIPPQSITHLRIKGLLTLCSIAYKSTSVIIEPSTMFWRQIGGHLKKLETCSVGVTWGIGYDSTAWVYTGGWGSAFLKGLETSNTGINTMVDTHNYYVYENQRWNPVTGYTAHGLPTDRYMWSDATGRRKRTREHTKLLSMHWHWVSDWIVDFHTPGGVDRDGWQYAMDFPLQFHGKKQFTDYVRRRRWFRRCQLTTSGPWQELGNTKLIDVSLYVSGKPGTDAPIHVWAVAANGEALFRRGVSESCPMGVSWEHIPSDQPLIGISCGPYGQVWAVGKNGSSCWRLGISATKPTGVQWQNVEPPSGAHLKQISVGHDVVWALDTLGRLSVRREIQSNVFPEGTHWQTLPAMPNDPIHIDVSVANTKQGFRYVSVSREQGQVWATSGAGIICRRIGITGENTAGTGWVTGIGANWQNISLGGLVNKTK